ATGGAATATATACTGGCGGTGTAGTCAAAACTGGGAAAATTAATTAAATGTTGGCTCATCTAACAACTGCACTGTGACACCAAATCCTGCTTTAAGATTTAAAATTAGTACCTAATTGGACACTGATAATTTTCCATTCTTCCTGTCAGATAAGAGTTGGTCAAAATTATGCTAATGTGTAATGATCATAAAATTAGGTTCACTAAATAGTATTTGATGACTCATTGTCTTTTTTTATTTGTAACAGGAAATAAGTAGACCAAATTCGCCATCTGAAGGAGAGAGTTCTGACAGCCGCAGTGTTAATGATGAAGGAAGCAGTGATCCAAAGGATATTGATCAAGACAATCGCAGCACGTCACCAAGTATACCGAGCCCAAGGGACAATGAGAGTGATTCTGATTCCTCTGCACAGCAACAAGTATTACAGCCTCCTCAGCCTCCAGTACATCAGAATCCATGTGCCTCTCTGCCATTAGCACCACTGGAACCACCACAGATGCCCCCTCCGGCATCATCCTGTGCTGTATCAGTTTCTCAACAATTGTCTCCAGTTTCACAGCCTCGAAGTCAGACACCCCCTCATTCACTGATGCAGCCTGCACCACAGCTTCATCCCCAGAGACTAACATCACCGCACCCTCCGATTCAGCAGCAGTTGCAACCTCAGTCACAACCTCTTCCCCAGACACAGCCTCAGCTTCACACTCAGGTGCAACCATTGCCTCATTCTCTGCAAGCTCAGTCGCACATACAGCATCAACTGCAAGGTCCGCCATTCTCAATCAATCCTCAGCCTCCACAGCCTCAGATACAGCCGCCTTCTGCGCAGGGGCCAACTACAACGCACTCTCAGCAACACACTCCTACGCAAGTCCAAGCACagccaccaccacctcctcaagtACAACCACAGTCACAACCTCCAAGAGAGCAGCCTTTGCCACCTGCTCCTGTGACTATGCCTCATATTAAGCCACCCCCCACAACACCAATTACTCCTGTTTCTAACCCACAGTCTCACAAACCACCAAACCACCTTGCAGGACCACCTCCCTTCCCACAAATGCCTTCAAATTTGCCACCCCCTCCAGCTTTAAAGCCATTAAGCTCACTTTCCAcccatcacactccctctgtTCATCCACCTCCGTTGCAGTTAATGCCTCAAACTCAACAGATTCAGCCTCCTTCTGCTCAACCCCCAGTGTTAACTCAAGCTCAGAGCCTTCCAGTGACTGCAACTCATCCTCAAGCAGTACCGCACCCAGTTCCTTCGCAGCTGCCATATGCCCATCATTCTTTCATCCCATCAGGGGCTCCTGCCATCGCTTCTTCATCAGCATCTACCACATCAAGTGTTGCACCCATCTCTACCATTCAGCCTACAGCTTCCATTGTTACATCTATGTGTTCTGCTGGGAGCATCACTAATACTCCGCCTGCCACAGTGACGAGCATTCAGATTAAAGAGGAAATGCAGGATGAACCAGACGATCCAGACAGTCCTCCTCCATCTCCAAACAGGAGTCCATCTCCAGAACCAACTATTGTTAGCGCACCTAGCCATGCCAGTCAGTCAGCCAGGTATTTTTTATTGTATTCTATAGTGCTGTTAGTTTTAGAAGATAAACGCAGTGAGCATTTCTTTTTGCTTTCACTTAATTATTCTGAAAGCTGTAATAATTGAAAATGTATGTTGCATCCTGCAGAATAGAATAAGTGAAAAATACTCGATGGTTTTGTTTTAAAGATGCTTCCATTTCTCTGTTTGTCGTTTGTGTTTTTATTTAGGTTCATCAAACATTTGGATCGAGGTTACAATTCCTGTGCACGATCAGACTTGTACTTTGTGCCACTGCAAGGATCAAAACTCGCCAAGAAACGGGAAGAAGTAATCGAAAAGGCTAGGCGAGAAGCTGAGCAGAAGGCCAGAgaagagaaggagaaggagaaggaaaaagaaaaggagagggaaCGCGAACGGGAACGTGAGAGGGAAGCTGAAAGAGCAGCGGTAGGTGCTCCTCTTCAGAGCAGCTTAGTTGTTCCTTCTATGAATATCAGGAAGTCACTCATAAATCAGTTTGAGAATTCGGGACAAACCAGTTTATGTAGGAAGGGAACACAATGTGGAACTCTGCCACAGGAGGTATTTGAGATAAAATGCTTAGATATGTTGGTGGAGAAGGTCCGCCCCTTCTCAGCCCAGCATCTTTTCATCCCATCAGGGGCTCCTACCATTGCCTCTTCATCAGCATCTACCACATCAAGTGTTGTACTTATCTCCACCATTCAGCCTACAGCTTCCATTGTTACATCTGTCTGTTCTGCTGAGAACATCACAAAGTACTTAAAGATTACATGGGTGAGTTTAGTGAAGAGGTTTATGTGGAGTATAAACATCAGCAAAGACCAGTTGGACTAAATGGCGTGTTTCATGCTGTACTGTGGTAGCATCACTGGTGGTGTAAGATAATTACACTTTTGCAGTTAAACTCCTGTTAAATGTTGAGTAGATTTTCAGAAGCTGCAGGCAGTTTCCAGAAGAGGATGGAACATAGCAGGTGATTCGCCCCTGGGACAATCCTGCATTTTCTACCAAAACTGCCTTGGCAAAGGCATAGcaacagattgtcagtctgtcCTGCTCATTTACCTAAGAAAAGGTTGGCAGGTGAATCTAACGAAAGGCAAGAGAGCCAGTATTATAAAAAGGACAGAGGCAGAAACTCAGATGCATAACTGTTCACACTGGCTGCCCACATTATCTATTTATGCTGCACCAATTTATTATGTCAGTGCATAAGCCAGGAAATCACATACAGTTGCATTCTATAAGCTGACTTCCTCCCACCCCCTTAAAAAACTGATAAAAGATTATATGTAGTAAACCTATTCCAGtatataatttggagatgccagtgttggactggggtgtacaaaattaaaaatcacgcaacaccaggttatagtcaaacaggtttaattggaagcacactagcttttggagcgttgctccttcatcaatcacctgatgaaggagcgtcgctccgaaagctagtgtgcttccagttaaacctgttggactataacctggtgttgcgtgatttttaactttattccaGTACAGTTACTTTCATTTTAAAGAATGCCTCTTCAACATGTTGCAAAATTCTAAACTGCTTGCCAGAAGTCTGTATATATGTGCAGCTGGTTTTCAGACTATTAAAGTCAGTCTAGAAATAATAAAGAATACTATCAATAACACTCTGATCTCTATCATCCTAAATAATAAGTCTAACATTGGTGTTAATTGGAAGTGAATTTTAAACCTGCGTGAAGAAGCAGAAAAAATGTCAAAATAGGCAAGAGGAAACAAATCAATAAGCTAGGCCATGGAAAGAGAGTTAATAGTATATAAAACCTGAAAACCATTAGAGCAGATTGCACTGTCTGACCAGCTGTACATTTCCagcacattttgtttttatttcagaatccCAGGATTGCGATTTGTTTTCCCCCCTCCATATTATAATTTATTCCCGTTCCTTTTGCAGAAAGCTTCAAGCTCCTCCCATGAGGGACGCATGGCAGAATCTCAACTTGTTGGGCCAGCTCATTTAAGGCCTTCATTTGAACCACCGCCCACTACCATCGCAGCTGTCCCTCCATACATTGGACCAGATACTCCAGCACTACGGACTCTCAGTGAATATGCAAGACCGCATGTCATGTCTCCAACCAATCGTAACCATCCATTCTTTGTTCCATTAAATGCCTCTGATCCAATCCTGGCTTACCATATGCCAAGCCTCTATAGCGCTGACCCTGCAATGAGAGAACGTGAGCTACGTGAAAGAGAGATTCGGGAGAGAGAGATTCGTGAAAGGGAGTTCCGTGAAAGGATGAAGCCAGGCTTTGAGGTTAAGCCACCTGAACTGGACGGTCTTCACCCAGCTGCTAATCCTATGGATCCATTTGCTAGGCATGGTGCATTAACAATCCAACCAGCAGCTGGAGCTCATCCATTCCCTCCTTTCCACCATGGATTGAATCCTCTAGAAAGAGAAAGACTTGCACTTGCAGGCCCTCAGTTGCGGCCTGACATGTCTTATGCTGatagactggcagcagaaagaatACATGCTGAACGCATGGCATCTCTTGCAAATGACCCACTTACAAGACTGCAGATGTTCAATGTGACGCCACATCATCACCAGCATTCACACATACATTCGCACTTACACCTACATCAGCAAGATCCATTGCACCAAGGTGAGTTGACTCAAGTCTGATCATTAACAGCCAAAAGAGTTGCTAGCCATTATGTCATCTtgtttgtgtatttatgtgtgctGAAATTTTGTAAATATGATACAGTGATGGTGAAAGAATATGATTTGAATGCTTCTGATATCACAACGTAAGTGCAATGATTTTGTGGTTACCTTATCAGTGAAAAATGCATGTAATTCACTAGTTTATAGATACTATGAATCTTAAATACAGGGAAGTAGAATTTCAGCTTCAGAGTTAAATCAGGCAAACCATGCCCGAATTTTGTGTAAAGTTGCTCAGATTTGGTTATGTGATTCAGGCACTCACTAAAATAATTTGCACATCACAAATGAAAAATCTGCCACAAGCCAGTGATGTTGTTCAGTGCAATAAAATGGCATGTTTTCCATCTAAGTGCGATATGGTAATCTCATAAACTTTCATGAATACAGTTGAAATTAGGGTTCTTACCAAAAATAAACACTTTACTCCAGTCCTCCATCTGAGATGATTGAAAATTACTTCAAAAAACTATAAAATTGTTTGGTACTTTCATTTGTTGGCTTTCCTACTTAAGTGTCCTTTGACACAAGATTTCTAAATGTTCCCACTAGCACATGTGCAAGTATGAAAATTAACAGAACTTGATCCTTTTGTAACCAGCACAATCATCAGAATCTTGCAATGTTGCCCTGGGCAGATCTTGATCCAAGTATGGAAGATTTCAAAAACTGTTAACTTATTCATGCATAAATGTGACCTTTTGCACTGATTTGACCAATTCTATCCAGATTGGGCTGATATACTGGCATAATGAAGCAAATGCTCGAGCCCAGTGTTGTAAAGTAAGGTTCTGATATACAACATATTTTGCATTATTGCCCTTATTTCATATTAAAAGCACAAAACACAAGCCGCACAAATGCAAGCGTTATAAATGAGGCTTTCTGTATCCATGAAGCAATATTGTCATTGTGATTTTGTAATATACAAATTGTTGGAGTAAGGTTGAAAAGCATTGCATTACCAATTGTATGTATTTGATTATTTGCACATTTTACAGAAGGGTGTGTAGCTAGATTTGAAGTAAAGTTATGTAAGTAGTTACAATTCAGCATTGCACGTGGTCGTGCAAGTTCAGAACTGATAGAGAAATTCCTTTACACCAATAAGTTTTACAGCCTGATGCTATTCATTTTACTCATTGTGTTCTTGACTAAAAGTGCACAGAAATGACACACTATGTGTCAAGTCTAATGGTTGTTATATTTACAGTTGGTAAGCTGTGTTAAAGAAGAGGAATCTGAATATTCTGAAATGATTGTAATTTGCAAATATATTTTTCATAAAATGAAAAGACATCAGGCATGGTATATTAGAACAGTAAATGTTCACATTCACATGTGCCATGAATAAGTTTCCTGATTTTCGAACATGCCCTCAGTGCTCAATGATGAGCTGTCTCATTTCAACACTCAGTATTTTGTTTCCTTGGCAACTCATGTTGGCTACCTTTCATCATTGGATTCTAGCACACAACTGTCattaatttggaaaaaaaaatcagctgtaaaattttgttttaaaaaaaaaagtttgtttTTAATAAAATTGGGATGATTATTAAACTAACTTAAGTGCAGAAGAAGGCACTTGCCTTTGTGTTGAGAATGCACATTCTCGACTCCCACTTACAGGAATTGCTTAGCTCAGGCCTCACAGTTGCCGAGCGTGGGAGGAAATCTCAAGAAGGCACATTCAATGCTTAGGTAAGTGTCTCAGTACACCATTAGAAAATCAGCTTGTTATTTCACAGTCCCATTAATCAGTGAAAATTGCTGAACTGCACAGGCTAACATGAAATGTGAACTTACATCTTGAATTTAGTGCAGAAATTTGAATCTTGCTGAATGAGCTACAAACATGGACAGGAGAGGTCATTTGGTTGCCAGAAAATCAAACCGTTGAAGGCCAATATAATGTGTCATCATTGGACCTTACTCCGTCTTTGAGAAACTGAATAAAAACATGAGGTGGATTTATCCCTTGTATGTTACTCTGAACCTTGAACCAGGCAGCTCACGTTCTTATCAACTCGAGTCTATTCTTTAATACCTGATTTCTCATTTTTCTTAATAGTCAGACAGGTGGTAATTATCTATACTTGCTAAATTCTAAATCATTGGTTTTGGTGTCATTCCACAGTCAACCTAGTCAGTTGTGTTTACCATAGATTTAAATAAACCTGAAATCTATTTTTCATAATACCAATAGATTCCTCAAATTTTCCTGTTATCCAAGTTTGTTTTCCTTAACTAAAAGATTGATGTGTAAATTTTCTTACACACCTTGTTGTTTGTCTCTTTCAGTAAGTAAATAGATCTACTTATTAGGCATAAGAAGTAGGGACACGAAAAGATCGAACAATTTGTGAAACTTTTGTGCCATTCAGATCACTCTTGTCTGACCTTTAGTTTCAATTTCACTTTACCGACCATTCCATTTCACGTAATTCCTCAAGATATCAAAGATTGGCCTACTTCAGGCTTAAATATTTAATGATCAAGCTTCCATACACTTCTAGGTAGAGACTGTTTGTGTTCACAAATCTGTAAGTGAAGAAATTTCACCTCCTCTCTAGTCCTAGATGATCAGCAGTGATCGTGTATCTGTGTCACTCAGCCTTGCATAAGCAGGTTACCCAATCATTATCACATTTATCTGTGTGGAAGTTTGTGTGCAAATGGACTACCATGTTTTTCATATTGTAGcattgactacacttcaaaaaattATTTATTCGGTTGTTAATTAGTTTGAGACTTCCAGTGGTTAGGAGAATTGCAATATTAaaacaagttttttttattttccaaTATCAAGAACCTGCACAATTGCAGTTGTTTTCATTTAAGTGGGCACTTCTGCTGTTTAAAACTCCACGTAGGATATTTACAAATATGTTTGTGTTAACCAACATAAACTTTAAACAATTTCCTTAATTTTAATTTTGATCTTTTTCTAATGATTTAGGAGCACAGAAATCTGAAAAGCTTTCCAAAAATTATGCAGTTCGACTTCTTGTAACTGATGTATGTTAGTTATAACAAAACAGGGCAATGAGGAAATAAAATTTATCAAATGATTACTTTCTGTTTAACAAGAAAACTTGGTGTGACTTACAAAAGACCATCAGAGGAAGCATTTTATTTCTCATTAAGATATATCTACCAATACTGGGAAACTTACCATTATAACAAACCCATTTTCTCGCGAAAACATGTCTGCAATCATAGAGTTTAATTTTCGCTTGGTGCATGTATTAGCTCTGAAAATAGAATACAACTGAATACATTTCAATTGCAGAGTGGCCTGGTACTGTTCATTGTGTTGTaattaacttggccaattcaaaATTCCCAGTGTCTAGGGACCCAGAAGACTGATAGAGATCTCTTTGAATCAGTTAATTAACTGTAAAGTAAATGCAAGTCGCCACCAAAACTGTTCCCTCCTCAAGTAAGACCAAGGGAATTACCCCCATTTGGATATTTTGGATTCTTATATGACAGCAGTTGCTAGAATTATATTGCTTAGTGTAATTAAGTATTCTACAATATTTTGTGGTCATGAAGAATGATAGATCAGTGAAAAGTTCTTAAGTATTTACTCCTAACAGATTAACTTCCCATGCCTACATTTATAGTAAGAAACCGCATAATGATTTGAGTTCACTTTGTTAATGTTATAGGAAGAGCTTGTTGTCCAGGTTATGCGCAGACATTCACATATTTAAAAAGCACTGTGCAACATGAAATACTATTAAAAAGTAGATTGTTTTGGAGAGTATAGATAATCTCTTTACATGCCAGTACAATTCCAGCTGCTTTGATAGTTTTTTCAGCTGACAACCTGCTGTGTGCAAGTACAGATGGGCAAAAGTATATCAGGTGTCGGACCGAGGAGATTTCCAGAACAGAGAATGCCAGTGTGATTTTGAAACCAGAAGATCTTGATAGGCTGCTGGACTATGTCACTTTGACCAATACGATGGTAGGATAGTGCCTTTGTCATTATCAGCAGCCATCTCCACTCCGTGTACTTTCGAAGCATCAGTTTTAGTTGAtgggaggcaatggccttgtggtattattgctagactattaatccagaaactcagctaatgttttgGGGAGCAAGGGTCAAATCCCGCCATAGAacttgaactcaatattaaggaACATCGGGAATTACtgtgaaatcattgccgatttttGGAAAGACTtgtctggctcactaatgtccttcagggaaggaaatctaccatcgtcccatgtgacttcagacccacagcaacgtgattgactctcaactgacttctgaaatgacctagcaagccactcaactCCGTTCAaaggcagctagggatgggcactAAATGCCCGGTAATGCCTCTGTCCCGCAAGTGAATGAAAAAGAATCTTTACGTGATCTTTCATGCCCATGGTTCATTGTTAAATCTTTTAACTATTTTCATTTATCCTACGTGGAATTCTTGTTCAAAAGGCTGATTTTGTGAAATAAGTAATTTTTCGGAAGAATGTGACTGAACCTGAAAGTGATCATGTAAATGACTTGGTGAAGGTGTCCCTCAAGTGAATGATTAAATTCAAAAGTGGCTCTTAGCTGACCTGAATATCTGGCCACCTCAGAACACTAGTGAAGCAGCACCGTTTCTGACTATATGATAATTATGAACCAAACATGTGACTGTAGATAAAGGTGAACTATCCCTTCTCATTCTTGTTGACTTGTCTGCTGCTTTTGAGATTGTTGAATGCGGCATCCTTATGCAGTGCGTTTCCTCTGTCATCTAGCTGGGTGGGAATGCACTTAGTCCATTCATGGGCTGTGGGTAttccatttattgcccatcccttttGCCCCTCAAAGATGATGGTGgcggtgagctgtcttcttgaacattgAAGTCTGTGAAGGATAGATAGGCTGACTGTGCTGCTAGGAAAAGAGATCCAGTCTTGCTGTCACATTTGACTTCTAGTGTTGAGTCACATGCACATACTGTCTGTGAGACCACCTAATCCCACCTCTAACATTGCCAGACTCTAcatttgattcatagaatcagagagacctacaacatggaaacagaccctttggtccaattcgtccaggccaatcagatatcctagaATAAttcagtctcatttgccagcatttggcccatatacctcgaAAACCTTCCTGTTCGTATATTCATCTAGATGATTCAATTTATCTGCTACTGAAACCCTGCCAACTATGTTAAAACCTCTAGATGTTTCTATTCAAATATATTACTAGCCAGCTCCCTATTGTTCTTCATAAACTTGGGTTCGTCCAAACTTTGTCCAATTTACATTGTCCTTTTAACCTGTCACTCCTATGCTTTCAGTTGTACATTACATCCCCAGTAAGCAAagctttgattttaaaattctcatccttgttttcaaatctcccCATCGTCTTACCCCTCTGTATCTGTGTCATCTGCACCAGCCTCTTGAGATATCTGTGCTTCTTGGATTTTGGCCTCTTGAACATCCAGATTTTAATTGCTCCACTATCGGTTGCTGAATGTTCAGCTGTCAAGCCCAAATTTCTGGAACTCTTCCCctaaacccctctctctgtgtttttgTTCCTTTTAAATCCATCTCTTTGAATGTGGGTTCAGTTATCTGCTTTAATGTCACCTAATGTGATTCTATGTCATGTTTTGTTTCATAATGCTCGTGTGAagcattctccctatgtctgcgcgggtttcctcccaaaatccaaagatgtgccggtcaggtgatttggccatgctaaattgcccatagtgttcagggatgtgtaggttaagtgcagaAGTCAacggtaaatatagggtaggggaatgggcctgggtgggttacccttcggagggtcagtgtggatttgttgggccgaagggcctgtttccacactgtagggattctattttaaAGTATCTTGAGCGGCTTTGCTATGTTAAAGACACTGCATATATCCTCCATGTTAGAACATGTAGACTAAGTCAGCAGCCGTCATCATTTTTGATTCCCAAATAAACGAAGAGGTTAGCAAATTGACCTCCTTCCCCTTGCAGTTATGTTGAACGTTTCTCACCGAGAGTTCAGCTGCAGTCCAAACTGACCTGGAAAATACTGATCTTATTCTTTTAGAATAAGTTCTCTATCCCAAAAATATATCATAGATATTACATCAATAGCTTTGGCTTAATAAAATAATTTGTATCCCTAGATAAATAAGGGAATATTGATTGTACTTATGCAGAATTAATTTGGGGATTTGTTAAAATTGAAACATTGAAAACCGATAGCATTTTTTTCATAATCCAGGTTTATAATACGAACATGCACATCCCGTGCAGTTCAACTAAAGTTATTGCACAATTGATTTGACTCTTTAAAGAAGAGTTTATACTGCCAGatgggaaagtatgaggttagAGGGCAAGAGCAGTAAGCACAGCCTGATTTGGAAATGAGTGACTGTGGTCCTTTCTAATCATGGTTGGACCAAAatctcaacaccccccccccccccccccccccaaaccaaaCGCACACATGTCTGTCTCTTGCTGACTCTCAtgcacactcgctctctcacactaaCTCACTCACTCTCAATACCTACGCACTTTTGCGTGCGGTGTACACATATGCACGCACCTCTAATAGCAGGAAGGAGTGCCTTCACACAGACTGCAGCCAACACTATCTCATAGAACAatcagtgatggacaacaaatccTGGCCTTCCTACCAATGCCCAATCCcaggaaggaaaaaaaaataggCTCCGTTGCAGCTCTGTCGTCTCTTGCACCAGGTATAATCATTGTCATAAAAGTGGGGGAAACCCAGAGTAGTAAAGGCCAGTGATTTCTCCACTAGGCCCTTGGCAGTGCTCCCATTCCTCCATAAGGAATCAATTAAATCATCTGCCTTCAGTGCCTGCTGCTCCAAGGTGCCCAATATTCCTAGAAAGGACAGCACACTCTGTGCATATTGCAACGGAATCAAAGTAAAGGTCTAAATTGCATCATCAGTCTCTAATGTTTGCATGTAAAAAAAAGAGCTTGACTTTGTATAACATCCTTCACAACACTCTGGTGTCTCAAAGCTCTTTTGAGCCAATACTGTACTTTCGAGTGTGGTCAATGTCATGGGAAAACTGCAACTAATTTGACACAGTCCCTGTCAAGGGAGGCCTCTAAGAGAACCCAGTTACCTTCCATCGGTGAGACTGTGCATTGCCCTGTACTCAGTTTTGCCAGCTCATGATTTTTCCAAATTCCCGATGAAAACTGCATTGCTTGTGCATGGCCATTGCTTATTTAAACATTGTATCATCTAAATCCATGGACAATTGCAGGAAAATTTAATTCTATGTTCTCAGTATTTAAGGTATTGTGATCATAACATCATAACTGTGGAATGGTTGCTTGTGGTATGTATCTGAACATAGTAGGCtcctttaaaaaagaaaagaaccATTCCAAGAAAAGCATTTAACTAACCTTTGAAGATTTTCAGGAAGTCTATGTGACCCATAAATCTGTTTCATTCTCATACTTTCTCTCCATTTGTTAAAAGATATACTTCAGCAATTCACTGAACTAATTCCTTATTTTCATTTctcatcccccccctccccccctccatcttccTGTAGCCCTAAATTGCTGAGCTGATAATTAATAGATAGGTTGGTGAAATGTTTAGCATTGTGTTCTCCAAAATAACATGGTTATGCTGATGCATATGCACAAGTCCCACGTTGCTCCTGAGATGGATTGTCAGGGTCTAATGTGGTGTGTGGAAAAACTAGCTTTCATTTTGTGCAATCTGGGACATGAGATCAGATTGCAAAAGGCTGACCATGAACAAATGGAATCTGCTCATTTAATATTGTTTTAAGTCAAACACCTAGCCATTTTGTCCTGTCAAATTTCAGGATACTTGGCCTCCTTCACTGACGATGACCTTAGGGTAAGCACTGTTTAGCAGGGAAGAAAGGTTGTGAAGCTTGGGACTCTGCACCAATCACAGCCGACAGCAGTTGGCTTTTTTACCACAGGACAGGAGTGTTTCTGCTCCCCTTGGCTTCACAGGAAGGCGTTTAGAATCTTGTTTATGAAGAG
The Chiloscyllium punctatum isolate Juve2018m chromosome 16, sChiPun1.3, whole genome shotgun sequence DNA segment above includes these coding regions:
- the rerea gene encoding arginine-glutamic acid dipeptide repeats protein isoform X8, with the translated sequence MVTEHEELVWTPGVNDCDLLMYLRAARSMAAFAGMCDGGSTEDGCLAASRDDTTVNALNTLHESCYDAGKALQRLVKKPVPKLIEKCWSDDEMKRFIKGLRQYGKNFFRIRKELLPNKETGELVTFYYYWKKTPEAASSRAHRRHRRQAVFRRIKTRTATTPVNPSRPPSGEFLDLSSASEDDFDSEDSEQELKGYACRHCFTTTSKDWHHGGRDNILLCTECRIHFKKYAELPPIDKPVDPPPFMFKPVKEEEDGLSGKHSMRTRRSRGSMSSLRSGRKKQTASPDGRTSPINEDIRSSGRNSPSAASTSSNDSKTDSMKKSSKRSKDDVSSPSKSAKRQREKAASDTEESERLNAKKSKTQEISRPNSPSEGESSDSRSVNDEGSSDPKDIDQDNRSTSPSIPSPRDNESDSDSSAQQQVLQPPQPPVHQNPCASLPLAPLEPPQMPPPASSCAVSVSQQLSPVSQPRSQTPPHSLMQPAPQLHPQRLTSPHPPIQQQLQPQSQPLPQTQPQLHTQVQPLPHSLQAQSHIQHQLQGPPFSINPQPPQPQIQPPSAQGPTTTHSQQHTPTQVQAQPPPPPQVQPQSQPPREQPLPPAPVTMPHIKPPPTTPITPVSNPQSHKPPNHLAGPPPFPQMPSNLPPPPALKPLSSLSTHHTPSVHPPPLQLMPQTQQIQPPSAQPPVLTQAQSLPVTATHPQAVPHPVPSQLPYAHHSFIPSGAPAIASSSASTTSSVAPISTIQPTASIVTSMCSAGSITNTPPATVTSIQIKEEMQDEPDDPDSPPPSPNRSPSPEPTIVSAPSHASQSARFIKHLDRGYNSCARSDLYFVPLQGSKLAKKREEVIEKARREAEQKAREEKEKEKEKEKEREREREREREAERAAKASSSSHEGRMAESQLVGPAHLRPSFEPPPTTIAAVPPYIGPDTPALRTLSEYARPHVMSPTNRNHPFFVPLNASDPILAYHMPSLYSADPAMRERELREREIREREIREREFRERMKPGFEVKPPELDGLHPAANPMDPFARHGALTIQPAAGAHPFPPFHHGLNPLERERLALAGPQLRPDMSYADRLAAERIHAERMASLANDPLTRLQMFNVTPHHHQHSHIHSHLHLHQQDPLHQGSGGVHPLVDPLAAGPHLARFPYPPGAIPNPLLTQAPHEHEMLRHHPVFGGPYRDLPGAIPAPMSAAHQLQAMHAQSAELQRLAMEQQWLHGHHHMHGGPLPGQEDYYRQGGNPSCTCLCNP
- the rerea gene encoding arginine-glutamic acid dipeptide repeats protein isoform X6, whose product is MNVKWYYRQSEVPDSVYQHLVQDRHNENDSGRELVITDPVIRSRELFISDYVDTYHAAALRGKCNIIHFSDIFAAREFKPRPDQFFYILGYNPETRRLNSTQGEIRVGPSHQAKLPELKPVPLSTGEMVTEHEELVWTPGVNDCDLLMYLRAARSMAAFAGMCDGGSTEDGCLAASRDDTTVNALNTLHESCYDAGKALQRLVKKPVPKLIEKCWSDDEMKRFIKGLRQYGKNFFRIRKELLPNKETGELVTFYYYWKKTPEAASSRAHRRHRRQAVFRRIKTRTATTPVNPSRPPSGEFLDLSSASEDDFDSEDSEQELKGYACRHCFTTTSKDWHHGGRDNILLCTECRIHFKKYAELPPIDKPVDPPPFMFKPVKEEEDGLSGKHSMRTRRSRGSMSSLRSGRKKQTASPDGRTSPINEDIRSSGRNSPSAASTSSNDSKTDSMKKSSKRSKDDVSSPSKSAKRQREKAASDTEESERLNAKKSKTQEISRPNSPSEGESSDSRSVNDEGSSDPKDIDQDNRSTSPSIPSPRDNESDSDSSAQQQVLQPPQPPVHQNPCASLPLAPLEPPQMPPPASSCAVSVSQQLSPVSQPRSQTPPHSLMQPAPQLHPQRLTSPHPPIQQQLQPQSQPLPQTQPQLHTQVQPLPHSLQAQSHIQHQLQGPPFSINPQPPQPQIQPPSAQGPTTTHSQQHTPTQVQAQPPPPPQVQPQSQPPREQPLPPAPVTMPHIKPPPTTPITPVSNPQSHKPPNHLAGPPPFPQMPSNLPPPPALKPLSSLSTHHTPSVHPPPLQLMPQTQQIQPPSAQPPVLTQAQSLPVTATHPQAVPHPVPSQLPYAHHSFIPSGAPAIASSSASTTSSVAPISTIQPTASIVTSMCSAGSITNTPPATVTSIQIKEEMQDEPDDPDSPPPSPNRSPSPEPTIVSAPSHASQSARFIKHLDRGYNSCARSDLYFVPLQGSKLAKKREEVIEKARREAEQKAREEKEKEKEKEKEREREREREREAERAAKASSSSHEGRMAESQLVGPAHLRPSFEPPPTTIAAVPPYIGPDTPALRTLSEYARPHVMSPTNRNHPFFVPLNASDPILAYHMPSLYSADPAMRERELREREIREREIREREFRERMKPGFEVKPPELDGLHPAANPMDPFARHGALTIQPAAGAHPFPPFHHGLNPLERERLALAGPQLRPDMSYADRLAAERIHAERMASLANDPLTRLQMFNVTPHHHQHSHIHSHLHLHQQDPLHQGSGGVHPLVDPLAAGPHLARFPYPPGAIPNPLLTQAPHEHEMLRHHPVFGGPYRDLPGAIPAPMSAAHQLQAMHAQSAELQRLAMEQQWLHGHHHMHGGPLPGQEDYYRQGGNPSCTCLCNP